A stretch of the Bradyrhizobium sp. CCBAU 53351 genome encodes the following:
- the ettA gene encoding energy-dependent translational throttle protein EttA — translation MARQFIYFMQGLTKSYPTRKVLDNIHLSFYPDAKIGVLGVNGSGKSTLLKIMAGLDKEYNGEAWVAQGARVGYLEQEPQLDAKLSVRENVMLGVAKQKAILDRYNELAMNYSEETADEMTKLQDEIEAQGLWDLDSKVDQAMDALRCPPDEADVTKLSGGERRRVALCKLLLDQPDLLLLDEPTNHLDAESVSWLESHLRSYPGAILIVTHDRYFLDNVTSWILELDRGKGIPYEGNYSSWLVQKQKRLEQEGREDAAHQKTLAREQEWVASSPKARQAKSKARYQRYEDLLKQASEKQTQTAQIIIPVAERLGANVVDFEGLSKGFGDRLLIDNLTFKLPPGGIVGVIGPNGAGKTTLFKMITGQEKPDSGSITVGETVHLGYVDQSRDALDGNKNVWEEISGGNELILLGKKEVNSRGYCSAFNFKGADQQKKVGALSGGERNRVHLAKMLKSGANVLLLDEPTNDLDVDTLRALEEALEDFAGCAVIISHDRWFLDRIATHILAFEGDSHVEWFEGNFQDYEKDKMRRLGQDSIIPHRVKYKKLTR, via the coding sequence ATGGCGCGCCAGTTCATCTATTTCATGCAAGGCCTGACCAAGAGCTACCCGACCCGGAAGGTGCTCGATAACATTCATCTGAGCTTCTACCCGGACGCCAAGATCGGCGTGCTCGGCGTCAACGGCTCGGGCAAGTCGACGCTGCTCAAGATCATGGCCGGCCTCGACAAGGAGTATAACGGCGAGGCCTGGGTCGCCCAGGGCGCCCGCGTCGGCTACCTCGAGCAGGAGCCGCAGCTCGACGCCAAGCTTTCGGTGCGCGAGAACGTCATGCTGGGCGTGGCCAAGCAGAAAGCCATCCTCGATCGCTACAACGAGCTGGCGATGAACTATTCCGAGGAAACCGCCGACGAGATGACCAAGCTGCAGGACGAGATCGAGGCCCAGGGCCTCTGGGATCTCGACAGCAAGGTCGACCAGGCCATGGACGCGCTGCGCTGCCCGCCCGACGAGGCCGATGTGACCAAGCTCTCCGGCGGCGAACGCCGCCGCGTCGCGCTGTGCAAGCTGCTGCTCGACCAGCCCGATCTGCTGCTGCTGGACGAGCCGACCAACCATCTCGACGCCGAATCCGTGTCGTGGCTCGAAAGCCATCTGCGCAGCTATCCCGGCGCGATCCTGATCGTCACCCACGATCGCTACTTCCTCGACAACGTCACGAGCTGGATCCTCGAGCTCGATCGCGGCAAGGGTATTCCCTACGAGGGCAATTACTCGTCCTGGCTGGTTCAGAAGCAGAAGCGGCTGGAGCAGGAGGGACGCGAGGACGCCGCGCACCAGAAGACGCTGGCCCGCGAACAGGAATGGGTCGCTTCGTCACCGAAGGCGCGTCAGGCCAAGTCCAAGGCGCGCTACCAGCGCTATGAGGATCTGCTCAAGCAGGCCAGCGAGAAGCAGACCCAGACCGCGCAGATCATCATCCCCGTCGCCGAGCGGCTCGGCGCCAACGTGGTCGATTTCGAAGGCCTCAGCAAAGGCTTCGGCGACCGCCTCCTGATCGACAACCTCACCTTCAAGCTGCCGCCCGGCGGCATCGTCGGCGTGATCGGCCCCAACGGCGCCGGCAAGACCACGCTGTTCAAGATGATCACCGGCCAGGAGAAGCCGGATTCCGGTTCGATCACGGTCGGCGAGACCGTTCATCTCGGCTATGTCGACCAGTCGCGCGACGCGCTCGACGGCAACAAGAACGTGTGGGAGGAAATCTCCGGCGGCAACGAGCTGATCCTGCTCGGCAAGAAGGAAGTGAACTCGCGCGGCTATTGCTCCGCGTTCAACTTCAAGGGCGCCGACCAGCAGAAGAAGGTCGGCGCGCTCTCCGGCGGTGAGCGCAACCGCGTGCATCTCGCCAAGATGCTGAAGTCCGGCGCCAACGTCCTGCTGCTCGACGAGCCGACCAACGACCTCGACGTCGACACGCTGCGCGCGCTCGAAGAGGCGCTGGAGGATTTTGCCGGCTGCGCCGTCATCATCAGCCACGATCGCTGGTTCCTCGACCGTATCGCGACCCACATCCTGGCCTTCGAAGGCGACAGCCACGTCGAATGGTTCGAAGGCAACTTCCAGGACTACGAGAAGGACAAGATGCGCCGGCTCGGCCAGGACAGCATCATCCCGCACCGCGTGAAGTACAAGAAGCTGACGCGGTGA
- a CDS encoding D-2-hydroxyacid dehydrogenase family protein encodes MSRLRCAILDDYFNLALDVADWQKMSDRVDVTVFSHPFASEQAAASALADFEIICAMRERTAFPKGLFESLPKLKLLLTSGMRNASIDMEAAKARGVAIGGTQYSRDPTAPLTMGLILELTRGIGRENARMHAGEPWQAFAGVEIEGMTLGIVGLGKLGTKMAGIAKAFGMNVIAWSPNLTPEKCAAAGVGYATKEELFAKADIVTIHVVLSERSRGLVGRADLARMKPTAFLVNTARGPIVDEQALLEALQQRKIAGAGIDVFSVEPLPVDHPFRKLDNLVLTPHLGYATEDGLRIHYGQMVEAIDAFTKGGELPRKLA; translated from the coding sequence ATGAGCCGGCTGCGCTGTGCAATTCTCGACGACTATTTCAACCTCGCGCTCGACGTCGCCGACTGGCAGAAAATGTCCGACCGCGTCGACGTCACCGTGTTCAGCCATCCCTTCGCCTCCGAACAGGCCGCGGCAAGCGCGCTTGCCGACTTCGAGATCATCTGCGCGATGCGCGAGCGCACGGCCTTCCCCAAGGGCCTGTTCGAGAGCTTGCCGAAGCTGAAGCTGCTCCTGACCTCCGGCATGCGCAACGCGTCGATCGACATGGAGGCGGCCAAGGCGCGCGGCGTCGCGATCGGCGGCACGCAATATTCCCGCGATCCCACGGCACCTCTGACCATGGGTCTGATCCTGGAGCTGACCCGCGGCATTGGCCGCGAGAACGCGCGCATGCATGCCGGCGAGCCCTGGCAGGCCTTTGCCGGCGTCGAGATCGAGGGAATGACGCTCGGCATCGTCGGGCTCGGCAAGCTCGGCACCAAGATGGCCGGGATCGCCAAGGCGTTCGGCATGAACGTGATCGCCTGGAGCCCGAACTTGACGCCGGAGAAGTGTGCGGCGGCCGGCGTCGGCTACGCCACCAAGGAGGAGCTGTTCGCCAAGGCCGACATCGTCACCATCCATGTCGTGCTGAGCGAACGCTCGCGTGGTCTCGTGGGCCGCGCGGACCTGGCGCGGATGAAGCCGACCGCCTTCCTCGTCAACACCGCGCGCGGGCCGATCGTGGACGAGCAGGCACTGCTCGAAGCGCTGCAGCAGCGCAAAATCGCGGGCGCCGGCATCGACGTGTTCTCGGTCGAGCCGTTGCCGGTCGATCATCCCTTCCGCAAGCTCGACAACCTCGTGCTGACGCCGCATCTCGGCTACGCCACCGAGGACGGTCTGCGCATCCATTACGGCCAGATGGTCGAGGCGATCGACGCCTTCACCAAGGGCGGCGAGCTGCCGCGCAAGCTGGCCTGA
- a CDS encoding L,D-transpeptidase, producing MIKHFLTICAAATVAAAGTSLAQAQSYPVQQAPSYGAPAEYRPGDRAPNFDALDDDDDAMPQAALPPPGPADDPRYGRPAGAPPVYSAAPPQGPVMSPDDPRYGRPAGSPPVYSAAPSQGPVMSPDDPRYGRPAGPPPVIYANRPGQQGQAPAGDGMRPPEAVGGPAATGTVQAGQPPVGADGRPMTMAALPPEEQPDAAPVQLPPNLRRQEVSFQTKEPAGTLVVDTPNTYLYYVLGGGRAIRYGVRVGRDGFTWTGVQKITRKAEWPDWHPPTEMIERQPYLPRFMAGGPGNPLGARAMYLGSTVYRIHGTNQPSTIGKFVSSGCIGMLNEDVSDLFDRVKVGTRVVVMPGGPPPGTATASAAPAPGPAAGPAPMAAQAGPVPGTQPTVVPPLPAPVTVR from the coding sequence ATGATCAAACATTTTCTGACGATATGCGCTGCCGCAACAGTCGCTGCCGCGGGAACCTCGCTCGCGCAGGCTCAGAGCTATCCGGTCCAGCAGGCACCGAGCTACGGCGCCCCGGCCGAATATCGGCCCGGTGACCGTGCGCCGAATTTCGACGCGCTGGACGATGACGACGACGCGATGCCGCAGGCCGCGCTGCCGCCGCCCGGCCCCGCCGACGATCCACGCTATGGCCGCCCCGCCGGCGCACCCCCGGTCTACTCGGCGGCGCCGCCGCAGGGCCCGGTGATGTCGCCGGACGATCCGCGTTATGGCCGCCCGGCGGGTAGCCCGCCGGTCTATTCGGCCGCGCCGTCGCAGGGCCCCGTGATGTCGCCCGACGATCCCCGCTACGGCCGCCCCGCCGGTCCGCCGCCGGTGATTTATGCCAATCGTCCGGGCCAGCAGGGACAGGCCCCCGCCGGTGACGGCATGCGTCCGCCGGAAGCTGTCGGTGGTCCCGCCGCGACCGGTACGGTCCAGGCCGGCCAGCCGCCCGTCGGCGCCGATGGCCGTCCGATGACCATGGCCGCGCTGCCGCCCGAGGAGCAGCCCGATGCAGCGCCGGTGCAGTTGCCGCCGAACCTGCGCCGCCAGGAAGTCTCGTTCCAGACCAAGGAGCCGGCCGGCACCCTCGTGGTTGATACGCCGAACACCTACCTCTACTACGTGCTTGGAGGCGGCCGCGCGATCCGCTACGGCGTCCGCGTCGGCCGCGATGGCTTCACCTGGACCGGCGTGCAGAAGATCACCCGCAAGGCCGAGTGGCCGGATTGGCATCCGCCGACCGAGATGATCGAGCGCCAGCCCTATCTGCCGCGCTTCATGGCCGGCGGCCCCGGCAATCCGCTCGGCGCGCGCGCGATGTATCTCGGCTCGACCGTCTACCGCATCCACGGCACCAATCAGCCCTCGACCATCGGCAAGTTCGTCTCGTCGGGCTGTATCGGCATGCTGAACGAGGACGTCTCCGACCTGTTCGACCGCGTCAAGGTCGGCACCCGCGTGGTGGTGATGCCGGGCGGCCCGCCGCCGGGAACGGCGACCGCCTCCGCTGCGCCGGCGCCCGGTCCTGCCGCAGGCCCGGCTCCGATGGCCGCCCAGGCCGGCCCCGTTCCGGGCACCCAGCCGACGGTGGTGCCGCCGCTGCCCGCACCGGTCACCGTGCGCTAA
- the sseA gene encoding 3-mercaptopyruvate sulfurtransferase: MTDPLVSTEWLAAHMGEANVKILDASFKLPGVLPLPKDDYLAAHLPGAAFFDVDAVSDHSNPLPHMYPSAEQFGRDIGNLGISNADTVVLYDAGGWVAAPRAWWMFLAFGHNNVRILNGGLKKWRAEGRPVESGEVKPKPATFKASYDAKRVRSMQQLIANVESRAEQVIDARAADRFEGRAPEPRAGIRSGHIPGARNVPYNQLFDVATGEMKPLDDLRAAFTGAGVKLDAPIVTSCGSGVSAGVLTLALYRLGITDTALYDGSWSEWGQESGPAIATGPA, encoded by the coding sequence ATGACCGACCCCCTCGTCTCCACCGAATGGCTCGCTGCCCATATGGGCGAGGCCAACGTCAAGATCCTCGACGCCAGCTTCAAGCTGCCGGGCGTGCTGCCGCTGCCGAAGGACGACTATCTCGCCGCGCATCTGCCGGGCGCTGCGTTCTTCGACGTCGATGCGGTCTCGGATCATTCCAACCCGCTGCCGCACATGTATCCGAGCGCCGAGCAGTTCGGCCGCGACATCGGCAATCTCGGCATCTCCAACGCCGACACCGTCGTGCTCTACGATGCCGGCGGCTGGGTTGCCGCGCCGCGCGCGTGGTGGATGTTCCTGGCCTTCGGCCATAACAACGTGCGCATCCTCAATGGCGGCCTGAAGAAGTGGCGGGCCGAGGGGCGGCCGGTCGAGAGCGGCGAAGTGAAGCCGAAGCCGGCGACGTTCAAGGCGAGCTACGATGCAAAGCGCGTGCGCAGCATGCAGCAGCTGATCGCCAATGTCGAAAGCCGTGCCGAGCAGGTAATCGACGCGCGCGCCGCCGATCGCTTCGAGGGCCGCGCGCCCGAGCCGCGTGCGGGCATCCGCTCCGGCCACATCCCCGGCGCCCGCAACGTGCCGTACAATCAATTGTTCGACGTCGCGACCGGCGAGATGAAGCCGCTCGACGATCTGCGCGCCGCCTTCACCGGCGCCGGCGTCAAGCTCGACGCGCCGATCGTGACGAGCTGCGGCTCCGGCGTCTCCGCCGGCGTGCTGACGCTCGCGCTGTATCGCTTAGGGATCACCGACACCGCGCTCTATGACGGCTCGTGGTCGGAATGGGGCCAGGAGAGCGGTCCGGCCATCGCGACCGGGCCGGCGTAA
- a CDS encoding rhodanese-like domain-containing protein: MPQTITRGIKALIDEANAEIETLDAKDAIEISKNGDVVIVDIRDPREIERDGRIPGAFACTRGMLEFWIDPHSPYAKPIFQEDKKFVFHCAGGLRSALAAKTAQDMGLKPVAHIAGGYAAWRDAGGPTEKWEPKKKG; this comes from the coding sequence ATGCCCCAGACCATCACCCGCGGTATCAAGGCGCTGATCGACGAGGCCAATGCCGAGATCGAGACGCTCGACGCGAAGGACGCCATCGAGATATCCAAGAACGGCGACGTCGTCATCGTCGATATCAGAGACCCCCGCGAGATCGAGCGCGACGGCCGCATCCCCGGCGCCTTCGCCTGCACCCGCGGCATGCTCGAATTCTGGATCGATCCGCATAGCCCGTACGCCAAGCCGATCTTCCAGGAAGACAAGAAGTTCGTGTTCCACTGCGCCGGCGGCCTGCGCTCCGCTCTCGCCGCCAAGACCGCGCAGGACATGGGCCTGAAACCCGTCGCGCACATCGCCGGCGGCTACGCCGCCTGGCGCGATGCCGGCGGGCCGACCGAGAAGTGGGAGCCGAAGAAGAAGGGGTGA
- a CDS encoding VWA domain-containing protein, with product MFLQFFTSLRDAQVPVTLREYLTLVEALDADLADYSVENFYYLSRAALVKDERNLDKFDRVFGTVFKGLENLLDAMEKAEIPEEWLKKLAEKYLTEEEKKQIEAMGWDKLMETLKKRLEEQKGRHQGGSKWIGTAGTSPFGAHGYNPEGVRIGQEKNRNNRAVKVWDKREFKDLDGNVELGIRNIKVALRRLRKFARTGAPDELDLDTTIRETANHGYLDVHMRPERRNAVKLLVFFDIGGSMDAHIEQVEELFSAAKSEFKHMEYFYFHNCLYEGVWKQNKRRFTDRTPTWDVLHKYPHDYKIVFVGDASMSPYEIMVPGGSVEHVNEEPGSVWLDRIIRTYPHAVWLNPVAQKHWDYSESTTIIKRIFANRMYPITIEGLEGAMKELTH from the coding sequence ATGTTCCTGCAATTCTTCACCTCTCTGCGCGACGCGCAGGTCCCTGTGACGCTGCGCGAATACCTCACGCTGGTGGAGGCGCTCGACGCCGACCTTGCGGACTACTCGGTCGAGAATTTCTACTACCTGTCACGCGCCGCGCTGGTGAAGGACGAGCGCAACCTCGACAAGTTCGACCGCGTCTTCGGCACGGTGTTCAAGGGGCTGGAAAACCTGCTCGACGCCATGGAGAAGGCGGAGATTCCCGAGGAGTGGCTGAAGAAGCTCGCCGAGAAGTACCTCACCGAGGAAGAAAAGAAGCAGATCGAGGCCATGGGCTGGGACAAGCTCATGGAGACCCTGAAGAAGCGGCTCGAAGAGCAGAAGGGCCGGCACCAGGGCGGCTCGAAATGGATCGGCACGGCGGGCACCTCGCCGTTCGGCGCGCACGGCTACAATCCTGAAGGCGTCCGCATCGGCCAGGAGAAGAACCGCAACAACCGCGCCGTCAAGGTGTGGGACAAGCGCGAGTTCAAGGACCTCGACGGCAATGTCGAGCTCGGCATCCGCAACATCAAGGTGGCGCTGCGCCGCCTGCGCAAGTTCGCGCGCACCGGCGCGCCGGACGAGCTCGATCTCGACACCACCATTCGCGAGACCGCCAATCACGGCTATCTCGACGTGCACATGCGCCCCGAGCGGCGCAATGCGGTGAAGCTCCTGGTGTTCTTCGACATCGGCGGCTCCATGGACGCGCATATCGAGCAGGTCGAGGAGTTGTTCTCGGCGGCGAAGAGCGAGTTCAAGCACATGGAGTATTTCTACTTCCACAACTGCCTCTATGAAGGCGTGTGGAAGCAGAACAAGCGCCGCTTCACCGACCGCACGCCGACCTGGGACGTGCTGCACAAATACCCGCACGACTACAAGATCGTGTTCGTCGGCGACGCCTCGATGTCGCCTTACGAGATCATGGTGCCCGGCGGCTCGGTCGAGCACGTCAACGAGGAGCCCGGCTCGGTCTGGCTCGACCGCATCATCCGCACCTATCCGCACGCGGTGTGGCTGAACCCGGTCGCCCAGAAGCACTGGGACTATTCGGAATCCACCACCATCATCAAGCGCATCTTCGCCAACCGCATGTACCCGATCACGATCGAGGGTCTCGAAGGTGCAATGAAGGAATTGACGCACTAG
- a CDS encoding GlsB/YeaQ/YmgE family stress response membrane protein: MGIVAALIIGAIAGWLAGKIVHGAGFGLVGNMVVGIIGALVASWVLPQLHIGLATGTVGAIVDATIGAVIVLVILSLIKRV, from the coding sequence ATGGGAATTGTCGCAGCGCTCATCATCGGCGCGATCGCAGGCTGGCTTGCCGGCAAGATTGTCCACGGGGCGGGATTTGGGCTGGTCGGCAACATGGTCGTCGGCATCATCGGCGCGCTGGTCGCGAGCTGGGTTCTGCCGCAGCTCCATATCGGGCTGGCCACCGGCACGGTCGGCGCCATCGTCGATGCCACCATCGGCGCGGTGATTGTGCTCGTCATCCTTTCGCTGATAAAACGGGTCTGA
- a CDS encoding MoxR family ATPase, whose protein sequence is MKFTGTKDYVATDDLKVAVNASIVLERPLLIKGEPGTGKTVLAEEVAKALNAPLLTWHIKSTTKAQQGLYEYDAVSRLRDSQLGDSRVSDIKNYIKRGKLWEAFTAEQRPVLLIDEIDKADIEFPNDLLLELDRMEFHVYETGETIKAKQRPIMMITSNNEKELPDAFLRRCFFHYIKFPDADTMARIVDVHFPGIKKRLVEEALRIFFEVREVPGLKKKPSTSELLDWLKLLLNEDMSVEQLRERDPRKLIPPLHGALLKNEQDVHLFERLAFLSRREV, encoded by the coding sequence ATGAAATTTACCGGCACCAAGGACTATGTTGCGACCGACGATCTCAAGGTCGCCGTCAATGCTTCGATCGTGCTCGAGCGCCCACTCCTCATCAAGGGCGAGCCCGGCACCGGCAAGACGGTGCTGGCAGAGGAAGTGGCGAAGGCGCTGAACGCGCCGCTTTTGACCTGGCACATCAAGTCCACCACCAAGGCGCAGCAGGGCCTCTACGAATACGACGCGGTGTCGCGGCTGCGCGACAGCCAGCTCGGCGACAGCAGGGTCTCCGACATCAAGAACTACATCAAGCGCGGCAAGCTGTGGGAGGCCTTCACGGCCGAGCAGCGCCCAGTGCTCCTGATCGACGAGATCGACAAGGCCGACATCGAATTCCCCAACGATTTGCTGCTCGAGCTCGACCGCATGGAATTCCATGTCTACGAGACCGGCGAGACGATCAAGGCCAAGCAGCGCCCGATCATGATGATCACCTCCAACAACGAGAAGGAGCTGCCGGACGCCTTCCTGCGCCGCTGCTTCTTCCACTACATCAAGTTCCCGGACGCCGACACGATGGCCCGCATCGTCGACGTCCACTTCCCCGGCATCAAGAAGCGCCTGGTGGAAGAGGCGCTGCGCATCTTCTTCGAGGTGCGCGAGGTGCCCGGCTTGAAGAAGAAGCCGTCGACCTCGGAGCTCTTGGACTGGCTCAAGCTGCTGCTCAACGAGGACATGAGCGTCGAGCAACTGCGCGAACGCGACCCGCGCAAACTGATCCCCCCGCTGCACGGCGCTCTGCTGAAGAACGAGCAGGACGTGCATCTGTTCGAGCGGCTGGCGTTTTTGAGCCGACGGGAAGTGTGA
- a CDS encoding Imm42 family immunity protein, whose translation MSNLVAQFEISETIDQWVYGNFVLVVDGLTVGNQADRSVDLKGCLSWWRDFVDHPRDRYEPGLFDASKETIFLLLASSVLEAERQPGMLLGEYYRNTFSRFHISHLGMSSFDNVTMLFVKNERGQERLVWRMGSGDIADAYLGEGEVERVFAEAAATLEQTIGRLT comes from the coding sequence ATGAGCAATCTTGTCGCTCAGTTCGAAATCAGCGAGACGATCGATCAGTGGGTCTACGGCAACTTCGTCCTCGTCGTTGACGGCTTGACAGTCGGAAATCAGGCTGACCGATCTGTTGATCTAAAGGGATGCTTGTCGTGGTGGCGCGACTTCGTCGATCATCCCAGAGATCGTTACGAACCCGGCCTATTCGACGCAAGCAAGGAAACGATATTCTTATTGTTGGCTTCGTCCGTTCTCGAAGCCGAGAGACAGCCTGGAATGTTGCTGGGGGAGTATTACCGGAATACTTTCTCCAGATTCCATATCTCACACCTCGGAATGTCGTCCTTTGACAACGTGACCATGTTGTTCGTGAAGAACGAGCGTGGGCAGGAGCGTTTGGTCTGGAGGATGGGGAGCGGCGACATAGCCGATGCCTATCTTGGAGAGGGCGAGGTTGAGCGGGTATTTGCCGAGGCTGCCGCGACGTTGGAGCAGACGATTGGCCGTCTGACCTAG
- a CDS encoding GMC family oxidoreductase, with the protein MDRFDYVIIGAGSAGCVLTSRLSEDPDISVCVLEAGPSDWHPYIHLPAGFIKTFHMKSINWAYQQEPGPWTGGRSIYAPRGKTLGGSSSINGHIYNRGQRMDFDTWAQMGNRGWGYADVLPYFKRLEKRVGEGDNTFRGRDGKLTVTTMDWRDPLCEAFMEGAVSLGIPRNPDYNGAIQEGVSYCQRTIDKGLRVSGSTAFLKPAMKRPNVHVHTHAHATEIIFEGKRAVGVRYTKGGRGGTPIEVRANKEVILSGGTYNSPQLLQLSGIGSPDLLQQHGIAVRHALPVGEGLQDHYAPRTVARVKDIKTINELRRGFSLWIEALKWATARRGLLSLSPTMVYCFWHSGESADSSDLQLTFTPASYKEGVQGQLEDEPGMTVASWQQRPESRGYVRIRSNDPFAPPIIQTNYLDAELDRRVIVGGMKLARRLLKSAPLSPYYAYEDFPGPNINTDDEFLAAATERGTTTFHPGCTCRMGPADSRWAVVDDQLRVHGLEGLRVIDASVMPRMISANLNASTMMIADRASDLIRGKQPMEAARIPDAAVA; encoded by the coding sequence ATGGACAGATTTGATTATGTGATCATCGGCGCGGGCTCCGCCGGTTGCGTGCTCACCAGCCGGCTCAGCGAAGACCCTGATATCAGCGTCTGCGTGCTGGAGGCCGGGCCGTCCGACTGGCATCCCTACATCCATCTGCCGGCGGGTTTCATCAAGACCTTCCACATGAAGAGCATCAACTGGGCCTACCAGCAGGAGCCGGGGCCCTGGACCGGCGGGCGCAGCATCTACGCGCCGCGCGGCAAGACGCTCGGCGGCTCGTCCTCTATCAACGGCCACATCTATAATCGCGGCCAGCGCATGGATTTCGACACCTGGGCGCAGATGGGCAATCGCGGCTGGGGCTATGCCGACGTGCTGCCTTACTTCAAGCGGCTGGAGAAGCGGGTCGGCGAGGGCGACAACACGTTCCGCGGTCGCGACGGCAAGCTTACCGTCACCACGATGGACTGGCGCGATCCGCTGTGCGAAGCCTTCATGGAAGGCGCGGTCTCGCTCGGCATTCCCCGCAACCCTGACTACAACGGCGCCATACAGGAAGGCGTATCCTACTGCCAGCGCACCATCGACAAGGGCCTGCGCGTTTCAGGTTCGACCGCGTTCCTCAAGCCTGCGATGAAGCGGCCTAACGTGCATGTGCACACCCATGCGCATGCCACCGAGATCATCTTCGAGGGCAAGCGCGCCGTCGGCGTGCGCTACACGAAGGGCGGTCGCGGCGGCACCCCGATCGAAGTGCGCGCCAACAAGGAAGTCATCCTCTCCGGCGGCACCTACAATTCGCCGCAGCTGTTGCAGCTCTCCGGCATCGGCTCGCCGGATCTGCTGCAGCAACACGGCATCGCCGTGCGTCACGCGCTGCCGGTCGGCGAGGGCCTGCAGGACCATTACGCCCCGCGCACGGTGGCGCGGGTCAAGGACATCAAGACCATCAACGAGCTTCGCCGCGGCTTCTCGCTGTGGATCGAGGCGCTGAAATGGGCAACCGCGCGCCGCGGCCTGCTCTCGCTGTCGCCGACCATGGTCTATTGCTTCTGGCACTCCGGCGAGAGCGCGGACTCCTCCGATCTCCAGCTCACCTTCACGCCGGCAAGCTACAAAGAAGGCGTGCAGGGCCAGCTCGAGGACGAGCCCGGCATGACGGTGGCCTCCTGGCAGCAGCGCCCGGAGAGCCGCGGCTATGTCCGCATTCGCTCGAACGATCCGTTCGCACCGCCGATCATCCAGACCAACTACCTCGACGCCGAGCTCGACCGCCGCGTCATCGTCGGCGGCATGAAGCTCGCACGGCGCTTGTTGAAGAGCGCGCCGCTGTCGCCCTATTACGCTTATGAGGATTTCCCCGGCCCCAACATCAACACCGACGACGAATTCCTCGCCGCCGCCACTGAACGCGGCACCACCACCTTCCACCCCGGCTGCACCTGCCGCATGGGCCCGGCGGACAGTAGGTGGGCGGTGGTCGACGACCAGCTCCGCGTCCACGGCCTCGAAGGCCTCCGCGTCATCGACGCCTCGGTGATGCCGCGCATGATCTCGGCGAATTTGAATGCGTCGACCATGATGATCGCCGACCGCGCCTCCGATCTCATCCGCGGCAAGCAGCCGATGGAAGCGGCAAGGATTCCGGACGCCGCGGTGGCGTGA
- a CDS encoding GNAT family N-acetyltransferase, with protein sequence MPWPDPVTLRGQHARLEPLSQQHREALVEAVKDGELSKLWYTAIPLPENMGKEIDRRLALQAAGSMLPFTVFDAGGNIVGMTTYMNIDAANRRVEIGSTWYGKSAQRGPLNTQCKLLLLRHAFETLNCIAVEFRTHFFNHQSRRAIERLGAKQDGILRSHQVAPNGTLRDTVVYSIIAAEWPTVQAHLNYQLNDKPR encoded by the coding sequence ATGCCCTGGCCCGATCCCGTCACCCTGCGTGGACAGCACGCTCGTCTCGAGCCGCTGTCGCAGCAGCATCGCGAGGCTCTGGTCGAGGCCGTCAAGGACGGCGAGCTGTCAAAGCTCTGGTACACGGCGATCCCGCTGCCGGAGAACATGGGCAAGGAGATCGACCGCCGCCTGGCCTTGCAGGCCGCGGGCTCCATGCTGCCGTTCACCGTGTTCGATGCCGGCGGCAATATCGTCGGCATGACCACTTACATGAATATCGATGCCGCGAACCGCCGCGTCGAGATCGGCTCGACCTGGTATGGCAAGAGCGCGCAGCGCGGCCCGCTCAACACGCAATGCAAGCTGCTCTTGCTCCGGCATGCCTTCGAGACGCTGAACTGCATCGCGGTCGAATTCCGCACCCACTTCTTCAACCACCAGAGCCGCCGCGCCATCGAGCGTCTCGGCGCCAAGCAGGACGGCATTTTGCGCAGCCATCAGGTCGCGCCGAACGGCACGCTGCGCGACACCGTCGTGTACAGCATCATTGCGGCGGAGTGGCCGACGGTGCAGGCGCATTTGAATTATCAACTCAACGACAAGCCGCGCTAG